The DNA sequence CGGCGTGCGCCCCGGGAGCTGTCGATGGCAGTGGTGCTGTGAGCGGCGCCGACGTCCCCGTCGGGGCCGTCGTCTTCGACGCCGACGGGCGGGAACTGTCGCGCGCGGTCAACGCGCGCGAGGCGTTGGGCGATCCCACCGCGCACGCCGAGGTCCTCGCGTTGCGGGAGGCGGCGCGCGTGCACGGCGACGGATGGCGCCTGGCCGGTGCCACGCTCGCCGTCACGCTGGAACCGTGCACCATGTGCGCGGGGGCACTGGTGCTGGCGCGGGTGGACCGCGTGGTGTTCGGGGCGTGGGAGCCCAAGACGGGGGCCGTCGGCTCGCTGTGGGACGTGGTGCGCGACCGGCGGCTGACGCATCGCCCCGAGGTGCGCGGCGGAGTGCTCGAGCGCGAGTGCGCCGAAGTTCTCGAGCGCTTCTTCCACGCGCGCCGCTGAGGCAGGGTGCCTAGACGGCAGTGTCTATGCAGGTCACGGCGGCGGTTGTGTGATGACCCCTGTGTCCGTGTACAGTACTTCCCGGTGGCGTGACCGAGCGGCCGAAGGAGCTCGCCTCGAAAGCGAGTGAGGGGCAACCCTCCGTGGGTTCAAATCCCACCGCCACCGCGCTGAAGGTGCCGGGGCCCCGTGCGGACGGGGCCCCGGCACCTTTTTGTTCCATGCTCAGGGCTCGAGGTCGTTGCCGGCTCCGGTGATCGAGGCCGTGCCAGCACCACTTGAACCTAAGCGCCGGATCCCGGGGTGTCCGCGGGGGACGGTGCTCAATGCCGCGCAGTTAGTGGTGTGGCTGGTGTGGCAAGTGTG is a window from the Tomitella gaofuii genome containing:
- a CDS encoding nucleoside deaminase → MMRAALAAACAPGAVDGSGAVSGADVPVGAVVFDADGRELSRAVNAREALGDPTAHAEVLALREAARVHGDGWRLAGATLAVTLEPCTMCAGALVLARVDRVVFGAWEPKTGAVGSLWDVVRDRRLTHRPEVRGGVLERECAEVLERFFHARR